The genomic window CAGGAAGTCATCGACGCCGCCAACGAAGCCGGTATCGCCATGGTGTTCACCGGCATGCGTCACTTCCGTCACTAAAACCGATCAGCACAGACACATCCGTAAGGCTCACCCTTGAAAGCATTGATTAAATGAGGCTTGAATGAGGTGAGCCTGGAGGCTCTGATAGTAAAGCTAGGCCTTACTACCGCGATTCAGCGGCAAAGTGCCGTACTCCTTTACCGGCTGAATGGCAACCTTGCTGCGAATATCACTCACCCCGGTAAGCGTAGCAAGTGAACGCCATTCCCGGCGTCGATTCAGCTACCATGAGCTGCTTTTCCGTTATACTGCAGTATCTTTAATTTTCGACACACCTTACGACCCTCTGTCTGAGCACCTCATGCCATTTTCAAAACTAGGCTTATCCCGTCCTCTTGTTCAAGCGATTACTGAGCTCGGTTACAAAACACCAACGCCCATCCAGGAACAAGCGATTCCTGCCATTCTTTCGGGAAAAGATCTAATTGCCACCGCACAAACCGGAACAGGCAAAACCGCTGCCTTTGTTCTGCCTCTGCTGGAACAATTCAATAAAGCGGAAACATTGCGCGGCAAACGCATCCGCGCGCTGATTCTGGTGCCAACCCGTGAGCTGGCGGTTCAGGTCGAAGCCAGTGTGGCTCAATATGCGACACACACGCACTTAACCTCTATGGCCGTCTATGGTGGTGTGGATACCCAGCCTCAAAAAGAGCGCTTAATAGAAGGCGTGGACATACTGGTCGCCACACCGGGCAGACTGCTGGACCTGGCACATCAGCGCGCGCTGCACTTTGATGAACTGCAGGTGCTGGTGTTAGACGAAGCCGACAGAATGGTCGACATGGGTTTTGTCGATGACATCCACAAAATCATCGTACGCCTGCCTGAAAACCGTCAGAACCTGTTGTTTACCGCCACCATGACCAATGACGTTCGCGCCCTTGCCTACGGTTTTTCAGATAGCAAGATGACCGACCTGGCGGCTGACATCTCCATTTCTCCGAACATCCGCGCCGCCGCTAATATCAAACAGTGGCTAATCACGGTAGACAAAGACATCAAATCCGCCTTGTTGAGTCATTTGATCAGCGAGCAAGCGTGGGATCAGGCACTGATTTTTGTCGAGAAAAAACACAGTGCAGCCAAGCTGGTTGCCCAGCTGGAAAAACGCGGCATCGAAGCAGATTCCATTCATGGCGGCAGAAGCCAGGCCATGCGCGAAAAGGTGTTGGCACAGTTCAAAGCAGGCGAACTCAAGTACCTGGTGGCCACAGGGGTAGCCGCCCGGGGTTTGGATATTGGTGAACTGAGCCGTGTGGTAAATTACGATTTACCTTATCAACCGGAAGAGTACATCCACCGAATTGGCCGAACTGGCCGTGCGGGCGCCTCAGGTGAAGCCATTTCTCTTGTCGACATCAGTGACTTTAAAAACCTGTGCGCAATTGAAAAGCGTTTGAAAAATACGATTGAGCGCAAAGAAATTGCCGGTTTTCCGGTTAAAAAAGCAGTCCCTGCTTCCAACTTGAATCACGTTAAAAAAAGCAATCGTTAAGTCTTAACAAAGAAGCTCACTTTTTAAGCGGACACAAGGGTGAGCTTCTTCTCTACTCAGCGGGCGAAAAAGCATCCAACAGCTCGGCATTCGTGGGGTATTTCTCCAACAGCGCAAGCAGTTTCTGCACGCCTTCTATTGGCTTAAGATGCGTTAGCGCTCTGCGCAAAGTACGTACTTTTTCAATATCCTTTGCATCAATCAGCAGTTCTTCTCGGCGGGTACTGCTTTTGGCAATATCAATCGCCGGAAAAATCCGTTGATTGGCCACGTCGCGTGATAGCACGAGTTCCATATTGCCCGTGCCCTTGAACTCCTCGAAAATCACCTGATCCATACGGCTTCCCGTATCCACCAGCACGGTGGCTAGAATCGTGAGCGAACCACCGTTTTCGATCTTTCGCGCGGCACCAAACAGTTTGCGTGGTATTTCCATCGCCCGCGCATCCAGCCCACCCGACATCGTACGGCCAGTACCTCGCTGCTCAGCATTGTGAACGCGCGAAAGTCTGGTAAGAGAATCGATCACAATCATCACATTATGACCCTCGCAGGCTTGCTTACGCGCTGTCTCAAGGAGTTTATCTGCCATACGCACATGGTGGGTGTAGCTTTCGTCTGACGACGATGCATGTACCTCTGCCGACACACTGCGCTTAAAGTCGGTCACTTCTTCAGGGCGCTCATCAATCAGCAAGGCGTATAGTTTTATGTCAGGGTAAGCCTCTGCAACGGCTTGGCAAATATGTTTTAACAGCGTCGTTTTGCCAGAGCCTGGCGGCGCAACAATTAACCCTCGTTGTCCCATCCCAATAGGCGTAATCAAATCCATCGCTCGCACAGTAAGCTGCTTAGCATCAGGCGCTAAAACAATGCGTGGAGAAGGATGAATCGCGACGCCATTTAAAAAACGTTTTTCGGGATCATTAAGGAATTGATTGTCAACTTCGTCGGCGGGCTTGGCGTCAATCTGCCTTTTTGTCTTTAGACTTAGTATTTTTCTCGCCATGGTATTGGGGGGTCGCCTTGAATAACCTGAATTTATAAAATAGCTACATAATAGCCAGCCGACAGGACGTATCGTTGCGGCAATTTGTTAACTGAGGTGGACCCAATCAGTTGATCTGAGGCAGGTGCTGGCTGGCGATTCTTCGGAGTGAGTGATCGGGAGAATCATCGCGAGCTGAAGCTCCTTCCTTCACCGCAACAGCCGCCATCTGGCAGCTGCTTTTCTTAAAGCGCTATGCTTTCCTGGGCTTTGAAGGCAAGTTCAATCAGCTGTTCCAGGTTTTTGGCATTTTCGCGTATGAAGGCTTCTTCACTTAACGCTTAGGCTTTCAGAACATAGCGCAGCGTTTCCACCACCTGATCGGTTGTCGTACACCATGCCTGAGCCTGGGCATCAACTTCCTTCAGGGGATGAACAATCTCTTCGCTGTGGAGGGTGATATAGGGTTTGGCCAGGGCTGCGCAGTAGCCCGCATCAAAAGCGGCGTTCCACTGCTTGTATTTGTCGCCGAAGCGCACCACCACCAAGTCCGCCTGTTCAATCATGGTACGGGTGCGAATGGCGTTGACCTTGGATGACTGATGATCGCGCCAGAAGCCATCGGCCGGTTTGCCCAGATGGTCGCCTGCGGCATCGCTGGCATCGTGGTCGGTGACCGGCGCAGTGAAGACGATATCCAGTCCGGCAGCATCTGCGCCCTGCTGAATCTCTTCACGCCAATCGGTGTGAATCTCGCCGGAAAGGTAAACATAAAAGCTCATAGCAGCTCCTGATCGTTGCGGATGTCATGATTAATTCACCTATCATAACTCACACACGCTTTATGGAAAAATATTCCATAAAAATCACGGCACCATGAGCTGCATATGAATTTTCCCTGGCCGGAACCAGGGCGCTGATTAACGCTGCGCAAGCTTCGCCATGCAACATGCCCTGTCCTTTTAAAAACCCGCTTTTCTAGGTTCCGTCATTAGATTGTACGTCTCAACCTGACGGACAAGGCGCCGTTACAATGGCTCACCTCTGCAGACACTGCTCGAAAGAGGTGAGCCTTCTGCGGTCTCTGATCAGAAAGAGGCCAGCAAATGCCCCTCGCCCTTTTGATGCTCAATTTCAGCGAGTGTGCGTGCACGCGGCTGCACAATCGCCTCATCAATATCAAAGTGGGCAATCGCCTCGCCCAACTGGCTTGAGCGCATGCGTAGCTCTTCACCTGTTGTCGCGGTTTGCTTGACTAAACCAGCATTTTGCTGGGTAACACCGTCCATCTGACTGACCGCCTGCCCCACCTCCCGTACAGCGCGAGCCTGCTCAACGCTTGCCTGGCTAATTTCACCAATCAGTTCAGTGACACCTTTAATAGCCTCCACGGCGAGATGCGTCTTGCTACTGGCCTGATTAACCAACGCGACACTTTGATCCACTTGCTGCAGATTGGTATTAATCAATGCACTAATTTGGCGCGAGGCATCGGCACTTCGAGTGGCAAGATGTTGTACTTCCTGAGCCACCACAGCGAAACCACGCCCCGCTTCACCGGCTCGTGCGGCTTCAACCGACGCATTAAGAGCCAGAATATTGGTCTGAAAGGCAATGCTGTCGATCAGCGATACAATGGTGACCACTTCTTTTGAGCGCGCACTCAATTCCTGCATGGCTGATTCCACCTGCCCAACAACGTTACCACCCTCGCTAGCCAGGGCAGCGGCCTCACTGGCCTGCTTATCGACCTTGCTTGCCCGTTCAGCGTTATGCTCAACGGTAGACCCCAACTCCTCCATGGCAGAAGCGGACTGGGTGAGCATACTGGCCTGTTGTTCAACGCGGGTTAGCAGCTCACTGCTATTCGTGGAAATCTGATAGCTATCGCCCTCAACTTCATAGGACGCCAAGCGAACACGGTTGATCGTCTCCGACAGCTGCTGCGTCATTTCTCCTAGCGCCGCCATAATACTGTTGTCAGCAAAGCGCTGCTCTCTGGTCGTAAAATCGCCTGAACCAATCGTCTGCACGTGCCGCCTGACCATTTCCGGCGTTGCTCCTAGGGTACGCTTGAGCCAGCGCCCCGGCAGTGCCGCAATCACCAGACTGATCACAATCGCCAGCCCCACCAGCCCGACCATGGTGGTCTGGAAAGAGCCCGTGAGTTCGCGCGTTTCACGTGTTTCCATCGCCGTGCGGCTTTCCTGCAGGTCAATAAACACATTGATGTCATCAAGCCACTGGCTAAACCCAGGAGCAGCCTCTTCATAAAGGATCAGGCGAGCGGCTGCCAGTCTATTATTCAGGCGGAACTCAAGCACTTCGGATACCGCTGCCTGAGTGCTTTGTGCCGTACGCTTGATTTGCGCATAGGCATCACTCTCAGCCTCGGTAACGTCACTCCGGCTGGCAAAAATACGATCAAGCGCCTCTTCTGCTGCAACATAGTCCTGTTCCAACGCCGCGATCAGGTCGAGCTGTTCCTGAATCGCACTGCTGGTGGTCAGCCCCACTACATCGCGCAAGGCAATCGCACGGTCATGCACGCTGCCGCGAAAATCAATGGCATGTCGCTGTTTAACACTATGCACATCGTTGATGCGCGTCAGCGCCTCATCGATAGCATTGACACGCTGAACACCAATCGCAGTGATCGCCACCATCAGAGCAATAATCACTGCAAAGCCCACCCAAAGCCAATGCTGAAAACTCATTGCAGAGAAACCCGGTACAGAAAAAACTTTGCGCGGTAAAAACATAAGAATTCCTTAAAGTGACAGAACAGTACTGGAAACATACTTTTTTAATTTTACAATTATTTTTATCAGCAAGTTACGTGCCAACAAACCCTAAACACTATTTTTATAAGTGAATTCAACACTGAAAATTGATTGATATCATCAATTATAAAAATTTTTCCAGTTAAATGACTGACACTTGGGATAAGTCATTAGGCGTTTGTTATTCATTACCCAACGGCTTGGATGGCATCTCTTGAATGACCGCTACGAATAAAGCGGAAAAGTTGGGTGCAAAACTAAATCTTCACAATCTATGACAATTGCCCGGAATATTCCGGGCTAGGATAGCTAACATTAAATAAAGTTAAAAAGACTAAGGATTCGTATGGATGGCTCCTATGGGCGGAGAAAACAATCTACATCGTTTCTGCATGGTGTTATGAGCAAGATAATCACCAAATAATGGCAGCGGCGTCATCTGGTCACTACTTTCCTATCCGCTGCTCTATTTGGCGGCATCTTCTTCACACCCTCTATGAACCTTGCTGTCCTGGCGCTGAGCGAGGCAAGGCTGGTCGGGATATCAGTCGCACTCTACTGTTGCCATCAACGGGATATACGCGCGAACAGCACAGAGGAGCTGCCGAGTTACATCCAGAACCATATTCAGCAAAACGATTTGAACAAGGAATACACCTAACTCCTGGAAAAACCTTCCAGCCACGGTGCTTTACTGTCAGCCACTTGAGCATTTAAGGAAGATTCTCATGATTGCCAGAGCAAACGCTAAACATGCCCAACAGGTGCAAACCAATTGCTTATTGTTAAGTTCTTCCGGCAGGACTGCCGATGAATGGCGGCAGCGCCTGAACGCGAGCGATATTGGTATGCTGGCATGGGTTGACAGCTTGCAAGCCGCACGCGCGTACCTTACCAGGCACAGGACCAGGCACAGGGTTGACATCATTCTGCTTGACCTTGCCAATATGGCAGCGCTTGCAGAGGCTGATATTCCGTTGCTACCGCGTTTAATGCCACCCGCCAGCAGTACATTACATGGCAGGGTGAATACCCATGATATTCTGGGGCCTGCGCTGGTTGGTTTCAGCCATACACTGGATGACACCACCTATCAATCCGCTATGCTATTGGGTGTCCACGAGTTTCTTAGTGCGCCTTTTCCCACCGCTGAAGTGCAACATCGATTAACCCGGGTACACGAACACGCCCAATATCGCCAACAGCGCGATCAGCAGATACGCTCGATGGAACAGCTACTCGCCAAGCGCTCACGTGAACTTAAACGTAACACCGAGCTTGATCCAGCCACCGAGCTGCCCAACCGGCGTGGGCTTTTGACCCAGTTACGCCGTCAGGTATTGGCAGGGCACGGTGCCGGGGTGGTGTTTGTGGCGCTGGAAGGTCTGGAAGACATCATCTGCCTGCATGGCTACCGTATCACCAAACGATTACTGCGCCATTTGACTCAGCGCCTGAAACGGTTGCTGACTTCAACGCAGATGCTTGGCTTGTGGGGTGGCAATGAACTGGTGATTGTTACCCACCATGGCACTACCACTGAA from Halomonas sp. CH40 includes these protein-coding regions:
- a CDS encoding DEAD/DEAH box helicase, yielding MPFSKLGLSRPLVQAITELGYKTPTPIQEQAIPAILSGKDLIATAQTGTGKTAAFVLPLLEQFNKAETLRGKRIRALILVPTRELAVQVEASVAQYATHTHLTSMAVYGGVDTQPQKERLIEGVDILVATPGRLLDLAHQRALHFDELQVLVLDEADRMVDMGFVDDIHKIIVRLPENRQNLLFTATMTNDVRALAYGFSDSKMTDLAADISISPNIRAAANIKQWLITVDKDIKSALLSHLISEQAWDQALIFVEKKHSAAKLVAQLEKRGIEADSIHGGRSQAMREKVLAQFKAGELKYLVATGVAARGLDIGELSRVVNYDLPYQPEEYIHRIGRTGRAGASGEAISLVDISDFKNLCAIEKRLKNTIERKEIAGFPVKKAVPASNLNHVKKSNR
- the rho gene encoding transcription termination factor Rho, which gives rise to MARKILSLKTKRQIDAKPADEVDNQFLNDPEKRFLNGVAIHPSPRIVLAPDAKQLTVRAMDLITPIGMGQRGLIVAPPGSGKTTLLKHICQAVAEAYPDIKLYALLIDERPEEVTDFKRSVSAEVHASSSDESYTHHVRMADKLLETARKQACEGHNVMIVIDSLTRLSRVHNAEQRGTGRTMSGGLDARAMEIPRKLFGAARKIENGGSLTILATVLVDTGSRMDQVIFEEFKGTGNMELVLSRDVANQRIFPAIDIAKSSTRREELLIDAKDIEKVRTLRRALTHLKPIEGVQKLLALLEKYPTNAELLDAFSPAE
- a CDS encoding YtoQ family protein, giving the protein MSFYVYLSGEIHTDWREEIQQGADAAGLDIVFTAPVTDHDASDAAGDHLGKPADGFWRDHQSSKVNAIRTRTMIEQADLVVVRFGDKYKQWNAAFDAGYCAALAKPYITLHSEEIVHPLKEVDAQAQAWCTTTDQVVETLRYVLKA
- a CDS encoding methyl-accepting chemotaxis protein — translated: MSFQHWLWVGFAVIIALMVAITAIGVQRVNAIDEALTRINDVHSVKQRHAIDFRGSVHDRAIALRDVVGLTTSSAIQEQLDLIAALEQDYVAAEEALDRIFASRSDVTEAESDAYAQIKRTAQSTQAAVSEVLEFRLNNRLAAARLILYEEAAPGFSQWLDDINVFIDLQESRTAMETRETRELTGSFQTTMVGLVGLAIVISLVIAALPGRWLKRTLGATPEMVRRHVQTIGSGDFTTREQRFADNSIMAALGEMTQQLSETINRVRLASYEVEGDSYQISTNSSELLTRVEQQASMLTQSASAMEELGSTVEHNAERASKVDKQASEAAALASEGGNVVGQVESAMQELSARSKEVVTIVSLIDSIAFQTNILALNASVEAARAGEAGRGFAVVAQEVQHLATRSADASRQISALINTNLQQVDQSVALVNQASSKTHLAVEAIKGVTELIGEISQASVEQARAVREVGQAVSQMDGVTQQNAGLVKQTATTGEELRMRSSQLGEAIAHFDIDEAIVQPRARTLAEIEHQKGEGHLLASF